Proteins co-encoded in one Kutzneria chonburiensis genomic window:
- a CDS encoding TetR/AcrR family transcriptional regulator produces MLRTAVDTFASRGYYGTTTTEVATRAGISQAYVYRLFPNKEALFLAVVAHAYDLVRDSLARGAAAATSTAPLDVLYAMGDSYARLIQDKNLMLIQLHAQAAAVAEPAVRDAVRAGYARVVEYVRSVSGATEPEVQQFFATGLLCHLIVAIDADHIDAPWARALSAGIRHF; encoded by the coding sequence GTGCTCCGCACCGCCGTCGACACCTTCGCCAGTCGGGGGTACTACGGGACCACCACCACCGAGGTGGCGACCCGGGCCGGGATCTCACAGGCGTACGTGTACCGACTGTTCCCCAACAAGGAGGCCCTGTTCCTGGCCGTCGTCGCCCATGCGTACGACCTGGTCCGGGACAGCCTCGCCCGCGGCGCCGCCGCCGCGACCAGCACCGCCCCGCTCGACGTCCTGTACGCCATGGGCGATTCGTACGCCCGGCTCATCCAGGACAAGAACCTCATGCTCATCCAGCTCCACGCCCAGGCCGCCGCCGTCGCCGAGCCCGCCGTCCGCGACGCCGTCCGCGCCGGCTACGCCCGGGTGGTCGAGTACGTCCGCAGCGTCTCCGGCGCCACCGAACCCGAGGTCCAGCAGTTCTTCGCCACCGGACTGCTCTGCCACCTCATCGTCGCCATCGACGCCGACCACATCGACGCCCCCTGGGCCCGAGCCCTGTCCGCCGGCATCCGCCACTTCTGA
- a CDS encoding medium chain dehydrogenase/reductase family protein: MSITATEIVLPGKVEPEGLETRERSVPNPGKGQVLVRMEATGVSFAEQQMRRGKYYDQPAFPFVPGYDMVGTVEATGTDVDPALVGRRVAALTKIGAWSTHMVLDANTVVPVPEGVDAADAETVVVNGITAWQMLHRSARVRAGQTILVLGANGGVGSTLVQLARAAGIRVIGTASPRHHDKVAALGAIPLDYRADNLTEQVRALAPNGVDAVFDHVGGAGIVDSFRLLAPGGALVSYGTAATRDQEGSSRLPVLKLFGRLLVWNVLPNRRRASFFNIWTGVRNAEKFHARLRQDLTEVFTLLADGTLRPQVAARIPLADAAKAMRLAESGTVTGKVVLVP, from the coding sequence ATGTCCATCACCGCCACCGAGATCGTGCTGCCCGGCAAGGTGGAGCCGGAGGGCCTGGAGACGCGCGAGCGCAGCGTGCCGAACCCGGGCAAGGGCCAGGTGCTGGTCCGCATGGAAGCCACCGGGGTGTCGTTCGCGGAGCAGCAGATGCGCCGGGGCAAGTACTACGACCAGCCGGCGTTTCCGTTCGTGCCGGGCTACGACATGGTCGGCACGGTGGAGGCGACGGGCACGGACGTGGACCCGGCGCTGGTCGGCCGGCGGGTGGCAGCTCTGACGAAGATCGGGGCCTGGTCCACGCACATGGTCCTGGACGCGAACACGGTCGTGCCGGTGCCGGAAGGGGTCGACGCCGCCGACGCGGAAACGGTGGTGGTCAACGGGATCACGGCCTGGCAGATGCTGCACCGCAGCGCCCGCGTCCGCGCCGGCCAGACGATCCTGGTGCTCGGAGCCAACGGCGGCGTGGGCTCGACGCTGGTGCAGCTGGCCCGAGCGGCGGGGATCCGCGTGATCGGCACGGCCTCGCCGCGTCACCACGACAAGGTCGCGGCGCTGGGCGCGATCCCGCTGGACTACCGCGCGGACAACCTGACTGAACAGGTCCGTGCACTCGCACCGAACGGCGTCGACGCGGTGTTCGATCACGTCGGCGGCGCGGGCATCGTGGACTCGTTCCGCCTGCTCGCCCCCGGCGGCGCGCTCGTCTCGTACGGCACGGCGGCGACCCGCGACCAGGAGGGCTCGTCCCGCCTCCCGGTGCTCAAGCTGTTCGGCCGCCTGCTGGTGTGGAACGTGCTCCCGAACCGCCGCCGCGCCTCGTTCTTCAACATCTGGACGGGCGTCCGCAATGCCGAGAAGTTTCACGCCCGCCTGCGCCAGGACCTGACCGAGGTCTTCACGCTGCTGGCCGACGGCACGCTCCGCCCGCAGGTCGCGGCCCGGATTCCGCTGGCCGACGCGGCCAAGGCGATGCGCCTGGCCGAGTCGGGCACGGTCACCGGCAAAGTGGTCCTGGTTCCGTGA
- a CDS encoding alpha/beta hydrolase produces the protein MSLSGVALVLAAVASLTVGGTGQPGVTWHGCALGTDDAIGQELDSKGAQCADITVPMDYRQPNGRTMSVAISRIKAKDPAHRRGVLLMNPGGPGDSGLELAVLGDFAPALGAAYDLVGFDPRFVGRSGPVLCPWRTVTFQQSAGPNLASYQESVAFEAGLAAQCARGHRDELPYASTRNVARDMDAIRKALGEQRISYYGNSYGTYLGSVYLQMFGARADRFVLDSSVDPALFGAGFFVTQGPALEAALRHFAEWAAGKQGIGDTADEVVTTVRRLGPVRAGGYTVDSHVLPYLLYNGIRSDATDDYVEFATEIRQLRDGAPKVTDRLAAELSAIYIGGGENGARSGTAVFCADRAVSRDPATYFRDIQAHRTDEPVFGSVTRNITPCAFWPVQPIEPLTDVHNGLPVLLVAASNDPVAPYPGQLAMHRALTGSRLVTQEGAYHHGVFLGNSCIDAAVVGYLTGRPLPSVDGTC, from the coding sequence ATGTCGTTATCAGGGGTGGCGCTGGTGCTGGCGGCGGTCGCGTCGCTGACGGTCGGGGGGACGGGGCAGCCGGGGGTGACCTGGCATGGCTGCGCGCTCGGGACGGACGACGCGATCGGCCAGGAGCTCGACAGCAAGGGCGCGCAGTGCGCCGACATCACCGTGCCGATGGACTATCGGCAGCCGAACGGCCGCACCATGTCCGTGGCCATTTCCCGCATCAAGGCCAAGGATCCGGCGCATCGGCGCGGGGTGTTGCTGATGAATCCCGGTGGGCCCGGCGACAGTGGGCTGGAACTGGCCGTGCTGGGGGACTTCGCGCCGGCCTTGGGGGCGGCATACGACCTGGTCGGCTTCGATCCGCGTTTTGTCGGACGAAGCGGGCCGGTGCTGTGTCCGTGGCGGACCGTGACGTTCCAGCAGTCGGCGGGCCCGAATTTGGCCAGCTATCAGGAAAGCGTGGCGTTCGAGGCGGGCCTGGCGGCGCAGTGCGCGCGGGGGCACCGGGACGAGCTGCCGTACGCGTCGACGCGGAACGTCGCGCGGGACATGGACGCCATTCGCAAGGCGTTGGGCGAGCAGCGAATCTCGTACTACGGCAACTCGTACGGCACCTATCTGGGTTCGGTGTACCTCCAGATGTTCGGCGCCCGTGCTGATCGGTTCGTGCTGGACAGCTCGGTCGATCCCGCGTTGTTCGGGGCGGGGTTCTTCGTCACGCAGGGGCCGGCGCTGGAGGCCGCGCTGCGGCATTTCGCCGAATGGGCCGCGGGCAAACAGGGGATCGGTGACACGGCCGACGAGGTGGTGACGACCGTGCGCCGGCTGGGGCCGGTGCGGGCTGGAGGGTACACAGTGGACAGTCATGTGCTGCCTTACCTTCTGTACAACGGGATTCGCAGCGATGCCACCGACGACTACGTCGAGTTCGCGACCGAGATCCGGCAGTTGCGGGACGGCGCGCCCAAGGTGACCGATCGACTGGCTGCGGAGCTGTCCGCGATCTACATCGGCGGTGGCGAGAATGGCGCACGCTCGGGGACTGCCGTTTTCTGTGCCGACCGGGCGGTGTCGCGTGATCCGGCGACGTACTTCCGTGACATCCAGGCGCATCGGACCGATGAGCCGGTGTTCGGTTCGGTGACGCGGAACATCACACCGTGCGCTTTCTGGCCGGTGCAGCCGATCGAGCCGCTGACTGACGTCCATAATGGACTTCCGGTGCTGCTGGTCGCGGCGTCGAACGATCCGGTCGCGCCCTATCCGGGGCAGTTGGCGATGCACCGGGCGTTGACCGGGTCGCGGCTGGTGACGCAGGAAGGTGCCTATCACCACGGGGTTTTCTTGGGGAACAGCTGCATTGACGCTGCCGTGGTGGGATATCTGACCGGCCGGCCGCTGCCGAGCGTCGACGGGACCTGCTGA
- a CDS encoding carboxymuconolactone decarboxylase family protein produces MAARMTNPAKVLPDTVAGVQGLFKAIYQGGVPKATLDLVHLRASQINGCGYCVDAGVTSAQKAGESPDRLLRVSAWRESDLFTDAERAALALTEAATRLADQVDPVSDAVWDEAADHFDEKGLSAIILMIATTNFFNRINVTIKQPAGEQF; encoded by the coding sequence ATGGCAGCGCGAATGACCAACCCGGCCAAGGTTCTGCCCGACACCGTCGCCGGTGTGCAGGGTCTGTTCAAGGCCATTTATCAGGGCGGCGTGCCCAAGGCGACGCTCGACCTCGTGCACCTGCGGGCCAGCCAGATCAACGGCTGCGGCTACTGCGTCGACGCCGGCGTGACCAGCGCCCAGAAGGCCGGCGAGAGCCCCGACCGCCTGCTGCGCGTCTCGGCGTGGCGGGAGAGCGACCTGTTCACCGACGCCGAGCGGGCCGCCCTCGCCCTCACCGAGGCCGCCACCCGCCTGGCCGACCAGGTCGACCCGGTGTCCGACGCCGTCTGGGACGAGGCCGCCGACCACTTCGACGAGAAGGGCCTGTCGGCGATCATCCTGATGATCGCCACCACGAACTTCTTCAACCGCATCAACGTGACGATCAAGCAGCCGGCCGGCGAGCAGTTCTGA
- a CDS encoding helix-turn-helix transcriptional regulator, producing the protein MRVGQACVGRDAELAVCRQALSELPAVVCVEAGPRLGRTTLLRACVELAAGLGFTVLAAQGSAVERDFPYELAAQLFEPVAGPVVDRIAGGDDPKAVQAALRELFRALRDLAAKAPVLIAVDDLDLGDGDSRRLLDYLRRRLADLPVAMIVTALPGRLGDFSRDAHRIPLGRLDEAAVQALMPGDVTLVHRMTGGHPWLVAELLRCDGPSVGDLCREPPPELTATIAATLGPELVAVGRAVEILGTADLSLVASVAGVDCGTASRALLDYGTVSVPLVEVALSLGTPSEMRLRAARALHRRRAAVENVVDQLLATDPIGDEWTCRLLREHAATAMSDGEPERAAECLQRLLSEPLSDEDRRSVLARLGEAEVHTDPDAALEHLTQAGGSATLAYELAERGQLVDAARALVNVHDELAPLSIGVEHASVVESMPALPENPRRQRFWHAITAVSHALEGDRVRAGVALARATGRNLPVTAGSDLVDRRAWQHVVTTLSMMDEFDEAERLCENAMTAISGRSRPALTRLALALGSDLALRRGDLREARRLTLLQRDPHVTAIAPMIGALIDVNEPQGAAVLLSAQGLDGEIPGSARFDTVLFQRGRLRAADGDKIRAVHDLLECGRRLEQRGVLNPAVCPWRSTAALLLAELGDRGRALSLVERELHLARRWGSASTVGVALRGAGVVTGNAELLSEAVDILRESPARLEYGRALADRGRCLRESGNELAARSVLRMAYDMAMRCGSVTLMERAGRELRQAGGRRRFALADPALLTERESFVARRAAAGRTNKEIARELYVTTRSVEFALTSVYRKLGVSGRRGLRDALGP; encoded by the coding sequence GTGCGGGTGGGACAGGCCTGTGTTGGTCGAGACGCCGAACTGGCGGTCTGTCGGCAAGCGCTTTCCGAGCTGCCGGCCGTGGTGTGCGTCGAGGCCGGGCCGCGGCTGGGGCGGACGACGCTGCTCAGGGCGTGTGTGGAGCTCGCGGCCGGGCTCGGGTTCACGGTGCTGGCTGCGCAGGGCTCCGCGGTCGAACGCGATTTCCCGTACGAGTTGGCGGCGCAGCTGTTCGAGCCGGTCGCCGGCCCGGTGGTGGACCGCATCGCCGGAGGCGACGACCCCAAGGCGGTGCAGGCCGCGCTGCGGGAGTTGTTCCGTGCGCTGCGGGACCTCGCCGCGAAGGCGCCGGTGCTGATCGCCGTGGACGATCTCGACCTCGGCGACGGCGATTCCCGCCGGCTGCTGGACTATCTGCGCCGTCGGTTGGCCGACCTGCCGGTGGCGATGATCGTGACGGCGTTGCCGGGGCGGCTGGGCGACTTTTCCCGGGACGCGCATCGGATCCCCTTGGGCCGTCTGGACGAGGCGGCAGTCCAGGCGCTGATGCCGGGTGACGTCACCCTGGTTCATCGGATGACCGGAGGACATCCGTGGCTGGTGGCCGAGCTGTTGCGGTGTGACGGGCCGTCCGTCGGCGACCTGTGCCGGGAGCCGCCGCCGGAGCTGACGGCCACGATTGCCGCGACGTTGGGGCCGGAGCTCGTGGCCGTCGGTCGGGCGGTCGAGATCCTGGGCACGGCGGACCTTTCGCTGGTGGCTTCGGTGGCCGGCGTCGACTGTGGGACAGCAAGTCGAGCACTCCTCGACTACGGCACAGTCAGTGTTCCACTGGTCGAAGTGGCATTGAGCTTGGGAACTCCGTCGGAGATGCGGCTGCGGGCGGCGCGGGCGTTGCACCGACGCCGCGCAGCGGTCGAGAACGTCGTGGATCAGTTGCTGGCGACCGATCCCATCGGCGACGAGTGGACGTGCCGGCTGCTGCGCGAGCACGCGGCCACGGCCATGAGCGACGGCGAACCGGAGCGAGCGGCGGAGTGCCTGCAACGGCTGCTCTCCGAGCCACTGTCCGATGAGGACCGCCGGTCGGTGCTGGCTCGGCTCGGTGAGGCTGAGGTGCACACCGATCCCGATGCGGCGCTGGAACATCTGACGCAAGCCGGCGGCAGCGCGACGTTGGCCTACGAGTTGGCCGAGCGTGGGCAGCTGGTCGATGCCGCCCGGGCGCTGGTCAATGTTCATGATGAGCTCGCACCGCTGTCAATTGGCGTTGAACACGCGAGTGTGGTGGAGTCGATGCCGGCCCTGCCGGAGAACCCGCGCCGGCAACGGTTCTGGCATGCGATCACGGCCGTGTCCCATGCGCTGGAAGGCGATCGGGTGCGGGCCGGCGTCGCATTGGCGCGGGCCACCGGACGGAACCTGCCCGTGACGGCCGGCTCCGACCTGGTGGATCGCCGGGCCTGGCAGCACGTCGTGACGACGCTGTCCATGATGGACGAATTCGACGAGGCCGAGCGACTGTGCGAGAACGCCATGACCGCGATCTCGGGACGGTCCCGTCCGGCGCTGACTCGACTGGCCCTCGCGCTGGGCAGCGATCTGGCGCTGCGGCGGGGAGATCTGCGTGAGGCGCGAAGATTGACGCTGCTGCAACGTGATCCGCACGTCACCGCCATCGCGCCGATGATCGGTGCTCTGATCGACGTCAACGAACCGCAGGGCGCGGCGGTGCTGTTGAGTGCCCAGGGTCTGGACGGCGAGATCCCGGGCTCGGCACGGTTCGACACCGTGTTGTTCCAGCGTGGCCGGCTTCGTGCCGCTGATGGCGACAAGATTCGTGCCGTGCACGACCTGTTGGAGTGCGGACGCCGGCTTGAGCAGCGCGGCGTCCTCAACCCTGCGGTGTGCCCGTGGCGGTCGACGGCGGCGTTGTTGTTGGCCGAGTTGGGAGACCGTGGTCGTGCACTGTCCCTTGTGGAGCGTGAGCTGCACCTTGCGCGGCGCTGGGGCTCGGCGTCGACGGTTGGTGTCGCGCTGCGCGGCGCCGGCGTGGTGACCGGCAACGCCGAGCTGCTCTCGGAGGCCGTCGACATCCTGCGGGAATCGCCGGCACGTTTGGAGTACGGGCGCGCGCTCGCCGATCGGGGCCGCTGCCTGCGCGAATCCGGCAACGAATTGGCGGCCCGTTCCGTGCTGCGTATGGCGTACGACATGGCGATGCGCTGCGGCTCGGTGACATTGATGGAGCGGGCCGGGCGCGAACTGCGGCAGGCCGGGGGACGTCGCCGATTCGCGCTGGCCGATCCGGCGCTGCTCACCGAGCGGGAGTCGTTCGTCGCGCGGCGGGCGGCGGCCGGTCGGACCAACAAGGAGATAGCCCGCGAGCTGTACGTCACCACGCGCAGCGTGGAATTCGCGCTGACCAGCGTGTACCGGAAGCTCGGCGTGTCCGGCCGGCGCGGTTTGCGGGACGCGCTTGGACCGTGA
- a CDS encoding RNA polymerase sigma factor, translated as MTVDEYGTVRAHALRQCLAAGATVEEAEDCVHEALVELLEVDDPASVRTPAGWVATVSRRRLIDQLRRRSRERVAGQREPSAIAPADPAELVADRDLARWLVQSMTELPVTTQEVCAAIGDGKSATEVASELGLSARAVESHLTRARRRLRKLRIAIVLPVGVCCARALQRFAAPLACAAVAAPVAAVMLMPTSPVPQPSPPRAEAPVAMTTAPTTTPPPAVPSTTTVVTTVPTTTTTDSAPTPAAPPPVTTTTSHLVEQARAVVPNVDNVVKDVLSKLPKTLPPLPDLPLKLPLGN; from the coding sequence ATGACCGTCGACGAGTACGGCACCGTGCGGGCCCACGCGCTGCGGCAGTGCCTCGCCGCCGGGGCCACCGTCGAGGAGGCCGAGGACTGCGTGCACGAGGCACTGGTCGAACTGCTCGAGGTGGACGACCCGGCGTCCGTGCGCACCCCCGCCGGCTGGGTCGCGACGGTGTCCCGGCGGCGGCTGATCGACCAGCTCCGGCGGCGGTCCCGGGAACGTGTCGCCGGGCAACGGGAGCCGTCGGCCATCGCCCCGGCCGATCCCGCCGAGCTCGTGGCCGACCGCGACCTCGCACGCTGGCTGGTCCAGTCCATGACCGAGCTGCCGGTCACCACGCAGGAGGTCTGCGCGGCCATCGGCGACGGAAAGTCGGCGACCGAGGTCGCGTCGGAGCTCGGGCTCAGCGCCCGGGCCGTCGAGTCGCACCTCACCCGAGCCCGCCGCCGGCTGCGCAAGCTGCGCATCGCCATCGTGCTGCCGGTCGGTGTGTGCTGCGCGCGGGCCCTGCAACGGTTCGCCGCGCCGCTCGCCTGCGCCGCCGTTGCCGCACCGGTCGCCGCTGTGATGCTCATGCCGACGTCCCCGGTGCCGCAGCCGTCCCCGCCGCGTGCCGAAGCGCCGGTCGCGATGACCACCGCCCCCACCACGACGCCGCCACCCGCCGTCCCGTCGACAACAACTGTTGTCACAACGGTCCCTACGACAACAACCACCGACTCGGCCCCAACACCGGCCGCCCCGCCGCCGGTCACGACCACGACGTCCCACCTCGTTGAACAGGCCCGTGCAGTGGTGCCGAACGTGGACAACGTGGTCAAGGACGTCCTGAGCAAGCTGCCGAAGACGCTGCCGCCGCTGCCCGACCTGCCGCTCAAGCTTCCCCTGGGCAACTGA
- the nadE gene encoding ammonia-dependent NAD(+) synthetase: protein MVNLREQILAELGVKPTVEPKVEIRQRVDFLKDYLRSTPAKGFVLGISGGQDSTLTGKLCQLAAEELRAEGHEATFVAVRLPYGVQADEEDAQIALRFIQPDRSIAVNVKPSADAVAAESAQGLRELLGDEPKLRDFVRGNIKARERMVIQYSIAGQLNLLVVGTDHAAEAVTGFFTKYGDGGVDVTPLTGLTKRQGAALLQELGAPPSVWQKVPTADLEDERPALPDEVALGLKYAEIDDYLENTDVAPEVAARVESVFIATRHKRSVPVTPFDNWWQQS, encoded by the coding sequence ATGGTGAACCTACGGGAGCAGATCCTCGCCGAACTGGGTGTCAAGCCGACCGTCGAGCCCAAGGTCGAGATCCGGCAGCGGGTCGACTTCCTCAAGGACTACTTGCGTTCCACCCCGGCCAAGGGGTTCGTGTTGGGTATCAGCGGCGGCCAGGACAGCACGCTGACCGGCAAGCTGTGCCAGCTGGCGGCCGAGGAGCTGCGGGCCGAGGGCCACGAGGCGACCTTCGTGGCGGTGCGGCTGCCGTACGGGGTGCAGGCCGACGAGGAGGACGCGCAGATCGCGCTGCGTTTCATCCAGCCGGACAGGTCGATCGCCGTGAACGTGAAGCCGAGCGCCGACGCCGTCGCCGCCGAGTCCGCACAGGGCCTGCGTGAGCTGCTGGGCGACGAGCCGAAGCTGCGGGACTTCGTGCGCGGCAACATCAAGGCCCGTGAGCGGATGGTCATCCAGTACTCCATCGCCGGGCAGCTGAACCTGCTGGTCGTGGGCACGGACCACGCGGCAGAGGCGGTCACCGGGTTCTTCACCAAGTACGGCGACGGTGGCGTCGACGTCACGCCGCTGACCGGGCTGACCAAGCGCCAGGGCGCGGCCCTGCTGCAGGAGCTGGGCGCGCCGCCGAGCGTGTGGCAGAAGGTGCCGACCGCCGACCTGGAGGACGAGCGGCCGGCGCTGCCGGACGAGGTCGCACTGGGCCTGAAGTACGCCGAGATCGACGACTACCTGGAGAACACGGACGTCGCGCCCGAGGTCGCCGCCCGGGTGGAGTCGGTTTTTATCGCTACGCGACACAAGCGTTCAGTGCCGGTCACCCCTTTCGACAACTGGTGGCAGCAGAGCTAG
- a CDS encoding nitroreductase family protein: MRRHEHPFVPYRPARPSNDDALRRGEDFYRRLDERRSVRWFSSDPVPQQAIELAVRAANTAPSGAHFQPWTFVATDDPSLKRQVRVAAEDEERRFYRERDAPEWHAALARLETDEHKEFLESAPWLVVAFAQKSTPRPDGSLRKNYYVNESVGIACGLFIAALHEMGLATLTHTPNPMAFLAELFGRPATERPYILFPVGYPADDCEVPDLRRKPLSEALVVISQNSESALPR; this comes from the coding sequence GTGCGCCGTCATGAGCATCCCTTCGTGCCCTACCGCCCCGCCCGGCCGTCGAACGACGACGCGCTGCGGCGGGGCGAGGACTTCTACCGTCGGCTGGACGAACGCCGCTCAGTGCGTTGGTTCTCGTCCGATCCCGTGCCACAGCAGGCAATTGAGCTTGCGGTGCGTGCGGCCAACACCGCGCCGAGCGGCGCTCACTTCCAGCCGTGGACGTTCGTCGCGACCGACGACCCCTCGTTGAAGCGCCAGGTCCGGGTCGCGGCCGAGGACGAGGAACGCCGCTTCTACCGTGAGCGTGACGCCCCGGAGTGGCATGCCGCGCTGGCCCGGCTGGAGACCGACGAGCACAAGGAGTTCTTGGAGAGCGCTCCCTGGCTGGTCGTGGCCTTCGCGCAGAAGAGCACGCCGCGGCCGGACGGCTCGCTGCGCAAGAACTACTACGTGAACGAGAGCGTCGGGATCGCCTGCGGGCTGTTCATCGCCGCCCTGCACGAGATGGGTCTGGCCACCCTCACCCACACGCCGAATCCCATGGCATTCCTGGCCGAGCTGTTCGGCCGGCCGGCCACCGAACGGCCGTACATCCTGTTCCCGGTCGGCTATCCGGCCGACGACTGCGAGGTGCCCGACCTGCGTCGGAAACCGCTCTCCGAAGCCCTGGTGGTGATCAGCCAGAACTCGGAGAGCGCTCTCCCACGTTAG
- a CDS encoding TetR/AcrR family transcriptional regulator, with protein sequence MRAQATREAILAAAERLFAEYGVIAVSNRQISEAAGQGNNTAVGYHFGTKADLVRAIVRRHMAEMERLRAVMVDEAVDSIDLRVWVACLVRPSTAHLEALGSPTWYARFAAQVMTDPDLHGVMVDEALASPSLQAVLDGINRCLPDLPKPVRAERDDMARHLIVQMTAERERALAENRPTPRSSWHDAATGLIDAIVGLMRA encoded by the coding sequence GTGCGGGCGCAGGCGACACGCGAGGCGATTCTGGCGGCGGCGGAACGGCTGTTCGCCGAGTACGGCGTGATCGCTGTGTCCAACCGGCAGATCAGCGAAGCCGCGGGGCAGGGCAACAACACCGCCGTCGGCTACCACTTCGGCACCAAGGCGGACCTGGTGCGGGCCATCGTGCGCAGGCACATGGCCGAGATGGAACGGCTGCGTGCAGTCATGGTTGACGAAGCCGTCGACTCCATCGACCTGCGGGTCTGGGTCGCCTGCCTGGTCCGGCCGTCGACCGCGCACCTCGAAGCGCTCGGCAGCCCCACCTGGTACGCGCGGTTCGCGGCCCAGGTGATGACCGATCCCGACCTGCACGGCGTGATGGTCGACGAGGCGCTCGCCTCGCCCAGCCTCCAGGCCGTGCTCGACGGCATCAACCGGTGCCTGCCCGACCTGCCCAAGCCGGTACGCGCCGAACGGGACGACATGGCGCGGCACCTGATCGTGCAGATGACGGCCGAGCGGGAACGCGCGCTGGCCGAGAACCGCCCGACGCCCCGGTCCAGCTGGCACGACGCCGCAACCGGGCTGATCGACGCGATCGTGGGGCTGATGCGGGCCTAA
- a CDS encoding cytochrome P450, which translates to MENLSYPLPRPAALEPPAEWAELRERCPVAHVTLPSGDGATLLTRYADVRQILSDDRFGRRLDAPDAARLSDTESGGLFNSEMSTVLPQQGPDHLRWRRMISKWFTAKRVMALRPGIEAMAHQLIDEMQAKGTPADLKSGLAFPLPVWVICDLLGVPSTDRDRFSHWSDNMLNLTRYTQQETDTAMREFAAYMAEHVAERRREPGDDLLSELVRATDAEGQPMSDAVLVATGQGLLAAGHETTANMIAKMTGMLLADRTRWERLLADRSLVRTAVEEALRFDANLGFGMVRYVDEDVEVGEERIPSGTTVLCDMAAANRDETAFARADEMDLARTPNPHLTFGAGPHSCLGQALARIELQTVLDVLLDRVPSLELAVPAEDLRRVEGLVVGGLSALPVRW; encoded by the coding sequence GTGGAGAATCTGAGCTATCCGCTGCCCCGGCCGGCCGCCCTCGAACCGCCCGCTGAGTGGGCTGAGCTGCGAGAACGGTGTCCGGTTGCCCATGTCACGCTGCCGAGCGGGGACGGGGCGACGCTGCTGACCCGGTACGCGGACGTGCGGCAGATCCTGTCGGACGACCGGTTCGGCCGGCGGCTGGATGCGCCGGACGCGGCGCGGCTGTCGGACACGGAGTCGGGCGGGCTGTTCAACAGCGAGATGTCGACGGTGCTGCCGCAGCAGGGACCGGACCACCTGCGCTGGCGGCGGATGATCAGCAAGTGGTTCACGGCGAAGCGGGTCATGGCGCTGCGGCCGGGTATCGAGGCGATGGCCCACCAGCTGATCGACGAGATGCAAGCAAAGGGCACGCCGGCGGACCTGAAGTCGGGCCTGGCCTTCCCGCTGCCGGTGTGGGTGATCTGCGACCTGCTCGGCGTCCCCTCGACCGACCGCGACCGCTTCTCGCACTGGTCGGACAACATGCTCAACCTGACGCGCTACACCCAGCAGGAGACGGACACGGCCATGCGCGAGTTCGCGGCGTACATGGCCGAGCATGTCGCGGAACGCCGCCGTGAGCCGGGGGACGATCTGCTCAGCGAGCTGGTGCGGGCGACGGACGCGGAAGGGCAGCCGATGTCCGACGCGGTGCTGGTCGCGACCGGGCAGGGCCTGCTCGCGGCGGGGCACGAGACGACGGCCAACATGATCGCCAAGATGACCGGCATGCTGCTGGCCGACCGCACCCGCTGGGAACGGCTGCTGGCCGACCGGTCCCTGGTCCGCACGGCCGTCGAAGAGGCGCTGCGCTTCGACGCCAACCTCGGCTTCGGCATGGTCCGCTACGTCGACGAGGACGTGGAGGTCGGCGAGGAGCGGATTCCCAGCGGCACCACGGTGTTGTGCGACATGGCGGCGGCCAACCGGGACGAGACGGCGTTCGCCCGGGCCGACGAGATGGATCTCGCCCGCACGCCCAACCCGCACCTGACCTTCGGCGCCGGCCCGCACTCCTGCCTCGGCCAGGCGCTGGCCCGCATCGAGTTGCAGACGGTGCTCGACGTGCTGCTGGACCGGGTCCCCTCGCTGGAGCTGGCGGTGCCGGCGGAAGATCTCCGTCGAGTGGAAGGCTTGGTGGTCGGCGGGCTGAGCGCCCTGCCGGTGCGATGGTGA